The genomic stretch GCGCGCCTCATCTGCCGACCGACGAGTACAAGCTGGAAGACACGGTGGCCGTACCGGCCCGGGCCGGCGACGTGGTCATCTTCTGCATCGACACCGTGCACGGTTCCTACATCAACCAGACAAAAGAGCCCCGCAGGCTCGTGCGCATGGGCTACCGGAACCCGGACAACCGGCAGGAGTACGGCCAGAGCTTCGGACGGCCGGGTCTTATGGTCTGCGGATACCGCAAACGGCGAGAAGGCGACGAACTGCTCCCGGGTAACTGATGACCGACATTCCCCTGCTGGGTTACACCGACCGGTTGTCCGGCCGGCCCGGCGACGAGATCGCCTTCAAGGTCAGCAGCGTGGCCGCGGAACCCTACCAGGCCAGCCTCGTTCGCGTGATATGCGCCGACCCCAATCCCGCCGGTCCCGGATTACAACTGGAGGAAGCCGGCCTGCCCTTCTGGGGCGAATTCCCCTCCAGGTCCCAACCCTTCCACCCGGGCTCTCACGCCGTCATCCCTCTTGACGGCCGCTTCCACCCGGCCAGCGGCCTTACCCTTACCGCCACGATATGGCCCACGTCCCCGGACAAGGCGGACCAGGGCATCGTCAATTGCAGTACCAGTGGACGGAAGCCGGCGCTCAGTCTCTGCCTGGACCGGGGCGTTTTGACCGCGGTCGTCCGTTCATCGACGAACCAGGTGACCCGTGTTACCTGTCGAAGCGAGCCGATCAAGTCCCGGCAATGGTACCGGGTGTGGGCGAGCTACGATGCCGGAAGCGGGACGGTGAGTGTGGGGTTCCGGGCAATCCACGCACCTCCCGGACCATCCAATATCACAGTTGAGGCCGTCGGCCCCGTTCCCCTGGGCGACCTGGCCCGGATCATCATCGGTGGACAGGACGGCGATCCCGTTCACGGCCACTTCAATGGCAAGATCGAAGCGCCTTCCCTCGTCGACATCCCGGTGGAAGAAACCGACCACCACGAATACGACGTCAGAAACCATCCTGGCGCATGGGCCCTGTGGGACTTCGCCCGTGACACGAGTTCGACCCGAATCGTGGACGTCGGACCGCATGGAATGCACGGCCGCCTGGTCAACATGCCGGCCCGCGCCATGACCGGTTCCCGGTGGACCGGCGAGGAAATGTCCTGGAAGCACGCACCGGATCAGTACGGCGCCATCCACTTCCACGACGACGACATCTACGACTTCGGCTGGGAGACCGATTTCACCTTCACGATCCCGGACGGCATGCGATCGGGACTCTACGCGGCCCGTATCCGCTGTGGCGAACACGAGGACATGATGCCGTTCTACGTCTGCGCGCCACGGAGCAGGCCCACGGCGGATCTCTGCGTCCTTGCGTCCACCTTCACCTATACCGTCTACGGCAATCACGCCCGTCCGAATTTCCATCCTTCCTGGCTGGACCGGATCAATGAATGGAACGCTTATCCCTGGAATCCCGCCGTTCACCCGGAATACGGGCTCTCCACCTACAACTTTCACGGTGACGGCAGCGGCATCTGCCACGCCAGCCACAGGCGTCCCCTATTCTCTCTACGCCCGGGCTACATCACTTTCGGCGCCACGGAAGGCGATTGCTCGGGGCTGAGGCATCTTCAGGCGGACACCCACCTGTACGCATGGCTCGAAAAGCAGGGTATCCCCTTCGACATCGTCACCGACCAGGAACTGCACGATGACGGTATCGAGGCGATAAAGGGCTACCGCGCCGTAACCACGGGTTCCCATCCGGAATACCATACGCCGCGCACGCTCGACGCCCTGCGGCAGTTCCGGGAACAGGGCGGCCACTTCATGTACCTGGGGGGAAACGGGTTCTACTGGCGCATCGCCGTCCACCCGGAGGGCAACGGGACCCTCGAAATCCGTCGGAACGAAGGCGGCATACGGGCCTGGGCGGCCGAACCGGGCGAGTACTTCCAGGCCTTTGACGGCGGTTACGGCGGACTCTGGCGCCGGAACAACCGTCCCCCGCAGCAGCTCGCCGGCGTGGGGTTTTCGGCCCAGGGCAATTTCCATGGATCGTACTATCGCATCGATCCGGACGCCCGCGTCAACCCGGAGACCGCATGGATCTTCGAGGGGGTGGAGGGCGAGACCGTGGGCGATTACGGGTTCAGCGGAAACGGTGCCGCCGGGTTCGAACTCGACCGGGCCGACTACCGGCTGGGCACCCCCGAAAACACCCGCGTCATCGCGAGTTCCGAAGACCACCACGAATCCTTCATACCCGTGCCCGAAGAGCTGCTCACCCACATCACGACCTGGTCCGGTGAACCGATCGACAAACTGATCCGGGCGGACATGGTGTATCAGCAGTCGGACTCCGGCAGCCAGCTTTTTTCCACAGGATCCATCACCTTCTGCGGCAGCCTGCTGCATAACGATGCCGACAACGACATTTCCAGGATCGTGTCCAACGTGCTGCGCCGGTTCCTGAAACCATGAAGATCGCCGTTTTCGCCGACGTGCACAGCAACCTTGACGCGCTGGAAACCGTCCTGGACCATATCGACCGCTGGCGTCCCGACAGGATCCTCTGCGCGGGCGACATCATCAACCGGGGACCCAAACCCCGCGAGTGCACCGAATGCGTTGTGACCCGTGCCTTGGCGGAAAACTGGGGCATGATTTACGGGAACCACGAGCGGTACGTGCTGAAGTACGGAAGCGGAAACCTGCCCGACCGCGGTCCCGAATTCGAGATCATCAGGCATGCGAAGTGGACGTACGATCAGTTGGCCGGGCAGACTGGACAGGCGGGTCAGACTGGGGCGAAGAGGCCGGACCGCACGGTAAGCGAGACCGGCCCGAACCGACCGGACAGCCTGGTCGAACGCCTCGAAGCACTGCCCTTTCAGTGGTCCATGACCGATGAGGCGGGGAACGAATTCCGCATGGTGCACGCCTCCATGCTGGGAGACCGCAAAGGGATCTTCCCCGATGACACCGAAGCATCGCTGCGCGAGAAAATCGCTCCGGCGCCGAAGGTGCTGGTGGTGGGACATACGCACCGGCCCCTGGTCCGGCCCGTGGACGACGCCCTGGTCGTCAACGTGGGCGCGGTGGGTGCGCCATTCGACCGGGACCCCCGCGCGGCCTACGCCCGGATGACGTTCGAGGCCGGCGCCTGGAAGGCGGAGATCATCCGACTCGACTATGACCGCGAACGGGCGATCTCGCGCTTCCACGAATCCGGCTACCTGGAGGACAGCGGCGATTTCGCCAGGCTTATCCTTGCCGAGTTCCGCGAAGCCCGGTCCCTTATACCAGGTTGGTACCGCGCCTTCGAAGACCGGGTGATGGCTGGTGAGATATCGCTGAAGGCGTCAGTGGATCGTTACCTGGAAGACTGCGAGATCGACGGCTGAACGCGTAGATCGCCGGCCGTGCGCGTCGGGCGACCTGGATTGACCCACAAGCGAGACGTAAGGGAATCGCCATCCCATTCATGAAAGGATCATGATGCCGAAGAACATCGTCGTACTCATTACGGATACCTTCCGCCACGACAACCTGGGAAACCGCGCGGAGCGGTCCGTGCGAACGCCCGAGCTGGACCGTTTCGCCGCGGAAAGGGCGACGGAGATCACAAAGGCCCACATGGGCAGTTTCCCCACGATCCCCCATCGCACCGATTTCGCGACGGGCGTCACCGGTTGGCCCCATTACGGCTGGCAGCCCATCGATCTGAGCGGGCCCAACCATGCGGGCAGGATGCTCGGTGAACAGGGTTACGCCACGCAACTGATCTGCGACTGTCCCCACCTGTTCAAGGCCCGTTTCACCGATGGCTTCGACGCGGCGTACCAGAACCGGG from Gemmatimonadota bacterium encodes the following:
- a CDS encoding N,N-dimethylformamidase large subunit, producing the protein MTDIPLLGYTDRLSGRPGDEIAFKVSSVAAEPYQASLVRVICADPNPAGPGLQLEEAGLPFWGEFPSRSQPFHPGSHAVIPLDGRFHPASGLTLTATIWPTSPDKADQGIVNCSTSGRKPALSLCLDRGVLTAVVRSSTNQVTRVTCRSEPIKSRQWYRVWASYDAGSGTVSVGFRAIHAPPGPSNITVEAVGPVPLGDLARIIIGGQDGDPVHGHFNGKIEAPSLVDIPVEETDHHEYDVRNHPGAWALWDFARDTSSTRIVDVGPHGMHGRLVNMPARAMTGSRWTGEEMSWKHAPDQYGAIHFHDDDIYDFGWETDFTFTIPDGMRSGLYAARIRCGEHEDMMPFYVCAPRSRPTADLCVLASTFTYTVYGNHARPNFHPSWLDRINEWNAYPWNPAVHPEYGLSTYNFHGDGSGICHASHRRPLFSLRPGYITFGATEGDCSGLRHLQADTHLYAWLEKQGIPFDIVTDQELHDDGIEAIKGYRAVTTGSHPEYHTPRTLDALRQFREQGGHFMYLGGNGFYWRIAVHPEGNGTLEIRRNEGGIRAWAAEPGEYFQAFDGGYGGLWRRNNRPPQQLAGVGFSAQGNFHGSYYRIDPDARVNPETAWIFEGVEGETVGDYGFSGNGAAGFELDRADYRLGTPENTRVIASSEDHHESFIPVPEELLTHITTWSGEPIDKLIRADMVYQQSDSGSQLFSTGSITFCGSLLHNDADNDISRIVSNVLRRFLKP
- a CDS encoding metallophosphoesterase family protein, whose translation is MKIAVFADVHSNLDALETVLDHIDRWRPDRILCAGDIINRGPKPRECTECVVTRALAENWGMIYGNHERYVLKYGSGNLPDRGPEFEIIRHAKWTYDQLAGQTGQAGQTGAKRPDRTVSETGPNRPDSLVERLEALPFQWSMTDEAGNEFRMVHASMLGDRKGIFPDDTEASLREKIAPAPKVLVVGHTHRPLVRPVDDALVVNVGAVGAPFDRDPRAAYARMTFEAGAWKAEIIRLDYDRERAISRFHESGYLEDSGDFARLILAEFREARSLIPGWYRAFEDRVMAGEISLKASVDRYLEDCEIDG